Proteins co-encoded in one Methylomonas albis genomic window:
- a CDS encoding HepT-like ribonuclease domain-containing protein — translation MSKKDVLRIPDYLEHIVEAIERIHRYVEDMSEVVFLDDEKTQDAVVRNFEIIGEAAHNIERYHTNYAEAHPDVPWTLMYAMRNRIAHGYFKVDYELLWQTIHSDLPALHQQVRELIEPKD, via the coding sequence ATGAGCAAAAAAGACGTTTTGCGCATTCCGGATTATCTGGAGCATATCGTGGAAGCGATCGAGCGGATTCATCGCTATGTGGAAGATATGTCGGAAGTGGTATTTCTGGATGATGAAAAAACCCAGGATGCCGTGGTCAGAAACTTCGAGATTATCGGCGAGGCGGCGCATAACATCGAGCGTTACCATACAAATTATGCCGAAGCCCACCCCGATGTGCCGTGGACGTTGATGTATGCGATGCGCAACCGGATCGCTCACGGTTATTTCAAAGTGGATTACGAACTGCTCTGGCAAACGATACACAGCGACTTGCCGGCGCTTCATCAACAAGTTAGGGAATTGATTGAACCAAAGGATTGA
- a CDS encoding nucleotidyltransferase family protein, with protein sequence MRPSLALQTHRDAIREIVLRHRVKNVRVFGSVVHGDDTDDSDLDLLVDPTPETTMMDIAKIQVELARLLHITVDVLTPRALPDKFREQVIQEAQPL encoded by the coding sequence ATGCGCCCATCCCTAGCTCTGCAAACTCACCGCGACGCCATCCGCGAAATTGTGCTGCGCCACCGGGTCAAGAACGTCCGCGTGTTCGGTTCAGTCGTGCATGGTGATGATACCGACGACAGTGACCTGGATTTGCTGGTCGATCCAACACCGGAAACCACTATGATGGATATCGCCAAGATTCAGGTTGAACTCGCGCGCTTGCTGCATATTACCGTGGATGTGCTGACACCCAGAGCCTTGCCGGACAAGTTTCGCGAGCAAGTCATTCAGGAAGCCCAGCCGCTATGA
- a CDS encoding xanthine dehydrogenase family protein molybdopterin-binding subunit, with protein MKNFAELADTNIEQIDAEDGFLIDNVSRRTFIKQFALSGFVLTIGLPTLLRADEAAAPAAAGKFGADAMPHGWVDNPLVFVAIAADGKVTIICHRSEMGQGVRTSLPMVVADELEADWSRVYVVQAPGDEKRFGNQDTDGSRSLRHFFMPMRRVGAAARQMLEAAAAARWRVPVADVRAEQHQVLHVPSGKTLSYGELAKAAAKLPVPARDTLRLKNPSEFRYIGKGRQGIYDGRDIVSGRAIYGIDTQLKGLLYAVVARPPVLGGKVLKYDASAALKVTGVVKVVELPSSPLPAEFNPLGGVAVIAHNTWAAIQGRNALKVEWNNGEHGSYDSLAYKAELEAAVRQPGKVVRQQGNVDAALQGAAKRLEAEYYLPHLAQAPMEPPAATARISKGHCEIWTCTQAPQLSRDKVAKWLKLPEDKVTVNVTLLGGGFGRKSKPDYVIEAALLSQAMQGKPVKVTWTREDDLHHAYFHTVSLERLEAGLDAQGKPVAWLHRTAAPSISSTFGPDSKQQMPVELGMGVINVPFVIDNLRIENPAAAAHTRIGWFRSVSNIPHAFAVQSFVAEMAAAAGRDHRDFLLDLIGPARRIDPTSLGDTWNHGESPALYPVDTGRMRRVIETVTREAGWGRPLAKGQGLGLAAHYSFVTYVAVVVEVMVDDAGKLRIPRVDVAVDCGSQVNPERIRAQIEGACVMGVCLATLGEISFKNGAVQQDNFHAYQLTRIDDAPREIKVHLLPALEFDTPLGGIGEPGVPPIAPALCNAIFAATGQRIRQLPIKDQLLKD; from the coding sequence ATGAAAAATTTCGCCGAATTAGCGGACACAAATATCGAACAGATCGATGCCGAAGACGGTTTTTTAATCGACAATGTCAGCCGGCGTACTTTTATCAAACAATTTGCGTTGAGCGGCTTTGTCTTGACCATTGGCCTGCCTACATTACTCAGAGCGGATGAAGCGGCCGCGCCGGCAGCGGCCGGCAAGTTCGGCGCCGACGCGATGCCGCACGGTTGGGTGGATAACCCGCTGGTATTCGTGGCGATAGCGGCTGACGGTAAAGTCACCATTATTTGCCACCGCTCCGAGATGGGGCAGGGCGTGCGCACCAGTCTGCCGATGGTGGTGGCCGATGAACTGGAAGCGGATTGGTCCAGAGTATATGTCGTGCAAGCGCCTGGCGACGAAAAGCGTTTCGGCAATCAAGATACCGACGGCTCGCGCAGCCTGCGCCACTTTTTTATGCCTATGCGCCGGGTCGGGGCCGCCGCCCGGCAAATGCTGGAAGCCGCGGCCGCCGCGCGCTGGCGAGTGCCGGTAGCGGACGTGCGCGCCGAACAACATCAGGTGTTGCACGTCCCTAGCGGCAAAACTTTGAGCTACGGCGAATTGGCTAAAGCGGCGGCGAAACTGCCGGTGCCGGCCCGCGACACCTTACGTTTGAAAAATCCGTCAGAATTTCGTTACATTGGTAAAGGCCGGCAAGGTATTTACGATGGTCGGGATATTGTGTCCGGACGCGCCATATACGGCATCGATACTCAGCTGAAAGGCTTGCTTTACGCGGTGGTGGCACGGCCGCCGGTATTGGGTGGCAAGGTTTTAAAATATGATGCCAGCGCGGCGTTAAAAGTAACGGGTGTTGTCAAGGTCGTTGAATTGCCCAGCAGCCCGCTACCCGCCGAATTTAATCCCTTGGGCGGCGTCGCGGTGATTGCCCACAATACCTGGGCGGCTATACAGGGCCGAAATGCTTTAAAAGTCGAGTGGAACAACGGGGAACATGGCAGTTACGATTCACTAGCCTACAAAGCCGAACTGGAAGCCGCCGTGCGCCAGCCGGGTAAAGTAGTGCGCCAACAGGGCAATGTCGATGCTGCATTACAAGGTGCGGCCAAACGCCTGGAAGCGGAATATTATTTGCCGCATCTCGCCCAGGCACCGATGGAACCACCGGCGGCGACGGCCCGTATCAGCAAAGGCCATTGCGAAATCTGGACCTGTACCCAGGCACCGCAATTATCCCGAGATAAGGTCGCGAAATGGCTGAAATTGCCGGAGGACAAGGTTACCGTTAATGTTACGCTGCTGGGTGGCGGTTTCGGGCGTAAATCCAAACCCGATTATGTGATCGAAGCGGCCTTGTTATCGCAAGCGATGCAAGGCAAGCCGGTGAAAGTGACCTGGACCCGCGAGGACGATCTGCATCATGCTTATTTCCACACCGTATCCTTGGAGCGGCTGGAAGCGGGTTTGGATGCGCAGGGCAAGCCGGTAGCCTGGCTGCACAGAACGGCAGCGCCGAGCATTTCGTCGACGTTTGGGCCGGACAGCAAGCAACAAATGCCGGTGGAATTGGGCATGGGCGTGATCAATGTGCCGTTTGTGATCGACAATCTGCGCATCGAAAATCCGGCGGCGGCGGCGCACACTCGTATCGGCTGGTTTCGTTCGGTATCCAATATTCCGCATGCGTTTGCCGTGCAGTCTTTTGTCGCGGAAATGGCGGCGGCAGCGGGGCGCGATCATCGGGATTTCCTGTTGGATTTAATCGGCCCGGCGCGGCGTATCGATCCGACCAGTTTGGGTGACACCTGGAATCACGGCGAATCGCCTGCGCTTTACCCGGTTGATACCGGCCGGATGCGTCGCGTCATCGAAACGGTGACTCGCGAAGCCGGCTGGGGACGGCCACTCGCCAAGGGCCAAGGCTTGGGCTTGGCCGCGCACTATAGCTTCGTGACTTATGTGGCGGTTGTCGTGGAAGTTATGGTCGATGATGCCGGCAAATTGCGCATTCCTCGAGTTGATGTGGCCGTGGATTGCGGGTCGCAAGTCAATCCGGAACGGATTCGTGCGCAGATCGAGGGAGCTTGCGTCATGGGTGTCTGTTTGGCGACGCTGGGTGAAATCAGCTTTAAAAACGGCGCGGTGCAGCAGGACAATTTTCATGCGTACCAACTCACTCGTATCGATGACGCGCCGCGCGAAATCAAAGTACATTTGTTGCCGGCACTGGAGTTCGATACCCCCTTGGGCGGAATAGGCGAACCGGGTGTGCCGCCGATTGCGCCGGCGCTGTGCAATGCTATTTTTGCCGCCACCGGGCAGCGGATTAGGCAATTACCGATAAAAGACCAGCTGTTGAAAGACTGA
- a CDS encoding (2Fe-2S)-binding protein yields MTTLIINGTSRKIDLPADTPLLWALRDHLGLTGTKYGCGMALCGACTAHMDGEPTRACVTPISAAVGKKIVTIEAIEQDDTGKKVQEAWLNLGVPQCGYCQAGQVMAATALLKQHPQPSDVEIDKAMSGNLCRCGTYPRIRAAIKQAAGLPEVQS; encoded by the coding sequence ATGACCACGCTGATTATCAACGGTACAAGTCGCAAGATAGACCTGCCGGCTGACACGCCACTGCTATGGGCACTGCGGGACCACTTGGGGTTGACCGGTACCAAATACGGATGCGGCATGGCTTTATGCGGTGCCTGCACGGCGCATATGGACGGCGAGCCGACCCGTGCCTGTGTCACACCCATTTCGGCTGCGGTAGGCAAAAAAATTGTCACCATCGAAGCCATCGAGCAGGACGACACCGGTAAAAAAGTTCAGGAAGCCTGGCTGAATTTAGGCGTACCGCAATGCGGCTATTGCCAGGCAGGACAAGTCATGGCGGCTACCGCTCTGCTGAAACAACATCCGCAACCCAGTGATGTCGAGATTGATAAAGCCATGAGCGGCAATTTGTGCCGTTGCGGCACTTATCCGCGGATCCGCGCCGCGATCAAGCAGGCTGCCGGTTTGCCGGAGGTGCAATCATGA
- a CDS encoding DEAD/DEAH box helicase family protein produces MTSQHFQFLQTEWPALHEAAAKAESLANSDARAACFYARRSLELAVAWLYKYDGSLRLPYQDHLSALLHEPSFRTTVGEALFAKTKVIKDLGNLAVHSTRKVLPADALVATRELFHVCYWLARHYGQRSRPDPALHFDPALLPKPVAVTPQTLDQLKQLQNKLSERDEKLSALLTDKAALDAELQQLRAQIAAAKQANTAQPDSHDYSEAETRDYFIDLLLKEAGWELQPEQNFEIEVSGMPNNEGKGYVDYVLWGDDGKPLALIEAKRTRKDARVGQQQAKLYADCLEQQYGQRPIIFYSNGYQHWLWDDAMYPPRAVQGFYKKPELELLVQRRHSRKPLAEMVVDADIAGRYYQTRAVRRIASTFETDNQRKSLVVMATGAGKTRTVIALADVLMRSNWVKRVLFLADRVALVNQAVKAFKRHLPDASPVNLVTEKHAEGRVFVSTYPTMMGLIDDASDGQRRFGVGHFDLIVIDEAHRSVYQKYRAIFEYFDCLLVGLTATPKDEIDRNTYGLFDLETGVPTDAYALDEAVADGHLVPPKAVSVPLKFQREGIKYDDLSEDEKEQWDALEWNEDGTTPDAVDAAALNQWLFNIDTVDKVLAHLMTHGQKVAGGDRLGKTIIFAKNNAHAEFIAERFNANYPHYKGEFARVVTYKTTYAQSLIDSFSSKDKPPHIAISVDMLDTGIDVPEVLNLVFFKVVRSKTKFWQMLGRGTRLCPDLFGPKQDKQFFYIFDYCQNLEFFSQNPDKADAGIPEALGTRLFKTRLALIAELDQQLADAKKVAESAAAYDELGASGLRSQLADFLHSQVAAMNIDNFVVRPQRKSVEKFAKQPAWQQLGVEDFNELAGNLAALPSALTDEDEDAKRFDMLVLKAQLAILQAGSGFSDMQEKIQAIAAALAAQDAIPSIKAQMVLIQAVVGDEWWQDVTVTMLESMRKKLRALVKLIEKGKRIVVYTDFADELGTATSIDLPDVGNGLDMLKFRDKARQFLQAHESHVSLQRLRRNQALTPSDLIELEKMLLEAGGSQALIDQARQENQSLGIFIRSLVGLDREAAKQAFSDFIRGTTVSSDQIEFIEHIIQELTQNGVMPLDRLYESPFIDLSPRGPEGLFSALEVDRLAEVLHDIRASAA; encoded by the coding sequence ATGACTTCCCAGCATTTCCAATTTCTGCAAACCGAATGGCCCGCGCTACATGAAGCGGCCGCTAAAGCTGAAAGTTTGGCTAACAGCGATGCCCGCGCCGCCTGTTTTTACGCCCGGCGTTCGTTGGAATTGGCGGTAGCTTGGCTCTACAAGTATGACGGTTCGCTGCGATTGCCTTATCAGGATCATTTGAGCGCCTTGCTGCATGAACCCAGCTTTCGCACCACGGTCGGCGAAGCCTTGTTTGCCAAAACCAAGGTGATCAAGGATTTGGGCAATCTGGCGGTCCACAGTACCCGCAAGGTGTTGCCGGCCGATGCGCTGGTGGCGACGCGGGAGCTGTTTCATGTCTGTTACTGGCTGGCTCGGCATTATGGGCAACGCTCGCGCCCCGATCCGGCTTTGCATTTTGATCCTGCGTTGCTGCCAAAACCGGTGGCAGTCACGCCGCAGACGCTGGATCAGCTCAAGCAATTGCAGAACAAACTGTCGGAGCGCGACGAAAAGCTGTCGGCGTTGTTGACGGATAAAGCCGCGCTGGACGCAGAACTACAGCAACTGCGGGCGCAAATCGCCGCCGCCAAGCAAGCCAATACCGCTCAGCCCGACAGCCACGATTACTCCGAAGCCGAAACCCGCGACTATTTCATCGACCTGTTGTTGAAGGAAGCCGGTTGGGAATTGCAGCCGGAGCAGAACTTCGAGATTGAAGTAAGCGGCATGCCGAATAACGAAGGCAAGGGTTATGTCGATTATGTGCTGTGGGGCGACGACGGCAAGCCGTTAGCGCTGATCGAAGCCAAACGTACCCGTAAAGATGCCCGTGTCGGTCAGCAACAAGCCAAGCTGTATGCCGATTGTCTGGAACAGCAATACGGCCAGCGGCCGATCATTTTTTATTCCAACGGCTATCAGCATTGGTTGTGGGACGATGCGATGTATCCGCCGCGCGCGGTGCAGGGCTTTTACAAGAAACCGGAGCTGGAATTATTGGTTCAGCGCCGCCACAGCCGCAAGCCGTTGGCCGAAATGGTGGTCGATGCCGACATCGCCGGCCGTTATTACCAGACTCGCGCGGTACGCCGCATAGCCTCAACTTTCGAAACCGATAATCAACGCAAATCGCTGGTGGTGATGGCTACCGGTGCCGGCAAGACCCGCACGGTGATCGCCTTGGCCGATGTGCTGATGCGCAGCAACTGGGTAAAGCGAGTGTTGTTTCTGGCCGACCGGGTGGCGCTGGTCAATCAGGCCGTTAAAGCTTTTAAGCGGCATCTGCCGGATGCCTCGCCGGTGAATTTGGTCACCGAAAAACACGCCGAGGGCCGGGTGTTTGTCTCGACCTATCCAACGATGATGGGTCTAATTGATGATGCCAGCGACGGACAGCGGCGTTTTGGTGTCGGCCATTTCGATTTGATCGTCATCGACGAGGCGCATCGCTCTGTGTATCAAAAATACCGGGCTATTTTCGAGTACTTCGATTGCCTGCTGGTGGGCTTGACTGCCACGCCCAAGGACGAGATCGACCGCAATACTTACGGGCTATTCGATCTGGAAACCGGGGTACCGACCGATGCTTATGCCTTGGATGAAGCGGTGGCCGACGGCCATCTGGTGCCGCCTAAAGCCGTGTCGGTGCCTTTGAAGTTTCAACGGGAAGGTATCAAGTATGATGATTTGTCGGAAGACGAAAAGGAACAATGGGACGCGCTGGAATGGAACGAGGACGGCACCACGCCGGATGCGGTTGATGCGGCGGCATTGAATCAATGGCTGTTCAATATCGACACCGTCGACAAGGTGTTGGCGCATTTGATGACCCACGGCCAGAAAGTGGCCGGCGGCGACCGACTGGGCAAGACCATCATCTTCGCCAAGAACAACGCACATGCCGAGTTCATTGCCGAGCGTTTCAATGCCAACTATCCGCATTACAAAGGCGAATTTGCCAGGGTGGTGACTTACAAGACCACTTATGCGCAAAGCCTGATCGATAGTTTTTCCAGCAAGGACAAACCGCCGCATATCGCCATCTCGGTCGACATGCTGGACACCGGTATCGACGTGCCGGAAGTGTTGAATCTGGTGTTCTTCAAGGTGGTGCGTTCGAAAACCAAGTTCTGGCAGATGCTGGGCCGCGGCACCCGTTTGTGCCCGGATTTGTTTGGTCCCAAACAGGATAAGCAGTTTTTCTACATCTTCGATTACTGCCAAAATCTGGAGTTTTTCAGCCAGAACCCGGACAAGGCCGACGCCGGCATCCCCGAAGCGTTGGGCACGCGCTTATTCAAGACCCGTTTGGCGTTGATTGCCGAACTGGATCAACAACTGGCCGATGCCAAGAAAGTCGCCGAATCGGCGGCTGCTTATGATGAGCTGGGGGCGAGTGGCTTGCGTAGCCAGCTGGCCGATTTTCTGCACAGTCAGGTAGCGGCGATGAACATCGACAATTTCGTCGTCAGACCGCAACGCAAATCAGTCGAGAAGTTCGCCAAACAACCCGCGTGGCAACAATTGGGCGTCGAAGACTTCAACGAGTTGGCCGGCAACCTTGCCGCACTGCCCAGCGCGTTGACCGATGAGGACGAAGACGCCAAGCGCTTCGACATGCTGGTATTGAAAGCGCAATTGGCGATACTGCAAGCCGGGTCCGGATTCAGCGACATGCAGGAAAAGATTCAGGCCATTGCCGCCGCATTGGCAGCCCAAGACGCTATCCCGTCGATCAAAGCGCAGATGGTATTGATACAGGCGGTAGTCGGCGACGAATGGTGGCAGGATGTCACCGTCACGATGCTGGAAAGCATGCGCAAAAAGCTGCGGGCACTGGTCAAGCTAATCGAAAAAGGCAAACGCATCGTCGTTTACACCGACTTTGCAGACGAACTGGGAACGGCTACATCCATCGATCTACCGGATGTGGGAAATGGTTTGGATATGCTCAAGTTTCGCGACAAAGCCCGGCAATTTTTGCAGGCGCACGAAAGCCATGTCTCGCTGCAGAGGCTACGTCGCAATCAAGCACTGACACCGTCCGACCTGATTGAGCTGGAAAAGATGCTGCTTGAGGCCGGTGGATCACAGGCGTTGATCGATCAAGCCAGGCAGGAAAATCAGAGTCTGGGCATTTTCATTCGCTCGCTGGTTGGTTTAGATCGGGAAGCGGCGAAACAAGCGTTCAGTGACTTCATCCGCGGCACCACTGTGTCGTCGGATCAGATCGAATTTATCGAACATATTATTCAGGAGCTGACGCAAAACGGCGTGATGCCGCTGGATCGGCTTTACGAATCGCCTTTTATTGATTTAAGCCCGAGGGGGCCGGAAGGATTGTTCTCAGCACTGGAAGTCGATCGATTGGCGGAAGTTTTACACGATATTCGTGCGAGCGCGGCATAA
- a CDS encoding type I restriction-modification system subunit M, with the protein MLTGEIRSQIDAIWNAFWSGGISNPLEVMEQITYLLFLRRLDEMHTLEENKALRLGRPMERRIYPEGRDARGREYDDLRWSRFKHFAAGEMFEVVGEHVFPFLRGMGGDGSTYAHHMKDARFTIPTPALLAKVVDMLDHVPMEDRDTKGDLYEYMLGKIASAGQNGQFRTPRHIIRLMVELTAPTAKDVICDPASGTCGFLVAAGEYLREKHPEILRDAASREHFHHAMFNGYDFDNTMLRIGSMNMALHGVDNPDIRYKDSLAQDHAGDEEKYSLILANPPFAGSLDYENTAKDLLDIVKTKKTELLFLALFLRLLKPGGRAAVIVPDGVLFGSSKAHKQLRQMLVEEQKLDAVISLPSGCFKPYAGVSTAILLFTKTNSGGTDRVWFYDMKADGWSLDDKRQPLLAEDKLGLAPLHILNAEEHAKNNLPDVLTRWALRDSSERQRARTEQSFCVPLEDIVANGYDLSINRYKEVVHEEIEHLPPKEILAKLAKLEDEIQAGMKILEGMLQ; encoded by the coding sequence ATGCTCACCGGCGAAATTCGTAGCCAAATCGATGCTATCTGGAATGCCTTCTGGTCCGGCGGCATATCCAACCCGCTGGAAGTCATGGAACAGATCACTTACTTGCTGTTCCTGCGCCGACTGGATGAAATGCACACGTTGGAAGAAAACAAAGCCTTACGCTTGGGTAGACCGATGGAGCGGCGTATCTATCCAGAAGGCCGGGACGCCAGAGGCCGCGAATACGACGACTTGCGCTGGTCGCGCTTCAAGCACTTTGCCGCAGGGGAAATGTTCGAAGTGGTGGGCGAGCATGTGTTTCCGTTCCTGCGCGGCATGGGCGGTGACGGCTCGACTTACGCCCACCACATGAAAGACGCCCGTTTTACCATCCCCACCCCGGCGCTGCTGGCCAAGGTGGTGGACATGCTAGACCATGTGCCGATGGAAGACCGCGACACCAAGGGCGACCTGTACGAATACATGCTGGGCAAGATCGCCAGCGCCGGCCAGAACGGCCAGTTCCGCACCCCGCGCCACATCATCCGCCTAATGGTGGAACTGACCGCGCCGACCGCCAAAGATGTGATCTGCGACCCGGCCAGCGGCACCTGCGGCTTTTTGGTGGCCGCCGGCGAATACCTGCGCGAAAAGCATCCGGAAATCCTGCGCGACGCCGCCAGCCGTGAACATTTCCATCACGCCATGTTCAACGGCTATGATTTTGATAACACCATGCTGCGCATCGGCAGCATGAACATGGCGCTGCATGGCGTCGATAATCCGGACATTCGTTATAAAGATTCGCTGGCCCAGGATCATGCCGGCGATGAAGAAAAATACTCTTTAATTCTCGCCAATCCGCCGTTCGCCGGCTCCTTGGATTACGAGAACACCGCCAAAGACTTGCTGGACATCGTTAAAACCAAGAAAACCGAGCTGCTGTTTCTGGCCTTGTTCCTGCGCCTGCTGAAACCCGGCGGCCGCGCGGCGGTCATCGTCCCGGACGGTGTGTTGTTCGGCTCCAGCAAGGCCCACAAGCAACTGCGGCAAATGCTGGTTGAAGAGCAAAAACTGGACGCGGTGATTTCGTTACCGTCCGGCTGCTTCAAACCCTATGCCGGGGTTTCCACCGCGATTTTGTTGTTCACCAAAACCAACTCCGGCGGCACCGACCGGGTGTGGTTTTACGACATGAAAGCCGACGGCTGGAGCCTGGACGACAAACGCCAGCCGCTGCTGGCGGAAGACAAACTCGGCCTGGCGCCGCTGCATATTCTGAATGCCGAGGAACACGCCAAGAACAACCTGCCGGATGTGCTAACTCGTTGGGCGCTACGCGACAGCAGCGAACGCCAACGCGCCCGCACCGAACAAAGCTTCTGCGTACCGCTCGAAGACATCGTCGCCAATGGCTACGACCTGTCGATCAACCGTTACAAGGAAGTGGTGCATGAGGAAATCGAGCATCTGCCCCCCAAGGAGATTCTGGCGAAACTGGCTAAGTTGGAGGACGAGATACAGGCGGGGATGAAAATACTGGAAGGGATGCTCCAATGA
- a CDS encoding PA4780 family RIO1-like protein kinase, whose protein sequence is MKTPKRLEPLIDSGLIDEVIGSLKSGKEAAVYVVRCGSEICCAKVYKEADQRSFKQSVLYQEGRKVRNSRRARAMEKGSSYGRKEQESAWQNAEVTALYRLADAGVRVPKPYNFIDGVLLMELVADTDGHPAPRLNDLEMPAQLAREYHAFLIGQIVRMLCDGLVHGDLSEYNVLVGSDGPVIIDLPQAVDAAGNNNARAMLERDVANMAAYFGQFAPELLTTHFGKEMWKLYQSGDLHPETNLTGHFEDSAKPADLRSVIREIDAAREDNEAKQRFLQTP, encoded by the coding sequence ATGAAAACACCGAAAAGACTTGAACCCCTAATCGATAGCGGCCTGATCGACGAAGTCATCGGCTCGCTGAAAAGCGGCAAAGAGGCCGCCGTGTATGTCGTGCGTTGCGGCTCGGAAATCTGTTGCGCCAAGGTCTATAAAGAAGCCGACCAGCGCAGCTTCAAGCAGAGCGTTTTGTATCAGGAAGGCCGTAAGGTCCGCAATAGCCGCCGCGCCAGAGCCATGGAAAAAGGCAGCAGCTATGGCCGAAAAGAGCAGGAATCGGCGTGGCAAAACGCCGAGGTGACGGCTTTATATCGCCTGGCAGATGCTGGCGTCAGAGTGCCGAAACCTTACAACTTCATCGATGGTGTCCTGCTGATGGAGCTGGTGGCCGATACCGATGGCCACCCGGCGCCTAGGCTCAACGACCTGGAAATGCCGGCGCAGCTGGCCCGCGAATACCACGCCTTTCTGATCGGCCAGATTGTGCGCATGCTCTGCGATGGCTTGGTGCATGGCGATTTATCCGAATACAACGTACTGGTCGGCAGCGACGGGCCGGTGATTATCGATTTACCGCAAGCGGTGGATGCGGCCGGCAATAATAACGCCCGCGCCATGCTGGAACGCGACGTCGCCAATATGGCCGCCTATTTTGGCCAGTTCGCACCGGAATTGTTGACGACGCACTTTGGTAAGGAAATGTGGAAGCTCTATCAGAGCGGCGATTTGCATCCGGAAACCAATCTGACCGGACATTTCGAAGACAGCGCTAAACCGGCCGATTTGCGCAGCGTGATTAGGGAAATAGACGCCGCACGCGAAGACAACGAAGCCAAGCAACGCTTTTTGCAGACCCCGTAA
- a CDS encoding restriction endonuclease subunit S — protein sequence MPDKINAASWWQTTLGEIAVEQVNNGIFRKNPEYLESDSDGDGMPVVWVEELFKGNQICTEKSRRLKPTSTEIKKYGLRHGDILFCRSSLKLDGIGFSNVYAGEDFQALFECHVIRISPNPNLVFPKFLNHLLRTEQLRNLIKSRSKTSTMTTIDQKGLCAVPIRLPGLADQRRIAAILDQADVLRAKRREALAQLDSLTQSIFVEMFGTPGNNSNGWKCCAVGDVTDCIVPGRDKPKSFTGNIPWVTTDDLAHLDFTYCSTKGFGLSTSEIDEVKARVIPAESVIISCVGNLGIATIAAEEIVINQQLHSFQCHDHVNNIYLMYCLAKQTAYMYAKASSTTLPYMNKSVCNSIPVQLPPVELQREFSSRVLAINVIKEKHRVFLAELDSLFASLQHRAFRGEL from the coding sequence GTGCCAGACAAAATAAATGCTGCTAGTTGGTGGCAAACGACGCTAGGCGAGATTGCTGTTGAGCAGGTAAACAATGGAATATTCCGAAAAAATCCAGAATATTTGGAAAGTGACAGCGATGGTGACGGAATGCCTGTTGTTTGGGTCGAAGAGCTATTTAAAGGTAATCAAATCTGCACTGAAAAATCACGCAGATTAAAGCCAACATCGACAGAAATAAAAAAATACGGACTCCGCCACGGCGATATTTTGTTTTGCCGCTCGTCTCTAAAACTTGATGGAATCGGATTCAGCAATGTATACGCCGGTGAAGATTTCCAAGCATTATTTGAATGTCACGTCATTCGTATCAGTCCTAACCCCAATTTAGTATTCCCCAAGTTTCTAAATCATTTGTTACGTACAGAACAACTGCGAAACTTGATTAAGTCCCGATCCAAAACTTCCACGATGACGACCATTGACCAAAAGGGTCTTTGTGCTGTACCAATTCGCTTACCCGGATTAGCCGACCAACGCCGCATCGCCGCCATTCTCGACCAAGCCGATGTGCTCAGAGCCAAGCGCCGGGAAGCCTTGGCGCAGCTGGACAGCCTCACGCAGTCCATTTTTGTTGAGATGTTTGGTACACCTGGAAATAATTCCAATGGTTGGAAATGTTGCGCAGTTGGTGATGTGACGGACTGCATTGTTCCTGGGCGCGATAAGCCTAAGTCATTTACAGGCAATATTCCTTGGGTAACAACAGATGACCTTGCGCATCTCGATTTCACTTATTGCTCGACAAAGGGATTTGGGCTTTCGACATCAGAAATTGATGAGGTCAAAGCGAGAGTGATACCAGCCGAAAGCGTTATTATTAGTTGCGTCGGTAATTTAGGAATTGCCACAATAGCAGCTGAAGAAATTGTTATTAATCAACAACTCCATTCTTTTCAATGCCATGATCACGTAAACAATATTTACCTGATGTATTGTTTAGCAAAACAAACTGCATATATGTATGCCAAAGCATCTTCAACAACTCTGCCATATATGAATAAGTCGGTTTGCAACAGTATTCCTGTACAACTACCACCTGTAGAATTACAACGAGAATTTTCGTCACGAGTTCTGGCTATTAACGTAATTAAGGAAAAGCATCGAGTTTTTCTAGCGGAACTTGACTCCCTTTTTGCCTCCCTCCAACACCGAGCCTTCCGCGGAGAACTGTAA